The proteins below come from a single Malus sylvestris chromosome 3, drMalSylv7.2, whole genome shotgun sequence genomic window:
- the LOC126615585 gene encoding protein phosphatase PP2A regulatory subunit A-like, with protein sequence MGGVPALLPTLQVKAMILIHSALSDDTRTVVDSVELELTDMDLKSISSRSLPDPHTLRKSSHLLGPKVLQELSTDSSQHVRSALASVIMGMAQVLGKDATIEQLLPIFLSLLKDEFPDVSISHV encoded by the exons ATGGGGGGAGTTCCGGCGCTGCTTCCGACGCTGCAAGTGAAGGCGATGATCCTGATCCACTCCGCCTTGTCCGATGACACGCGTACTGTGGTGGATTCGGTGGAGTTGGAGCTCACCGACATGGACCTCAAATCCATCTCCTCCAGGTCCTTGCCCGACCCGCATACCCTCCGAAAGTCCTCTCACCTCCTCGGCCCCAAAGTCCTCCAG GAATTGTCGACAGATTCTTCCCAGCACGTTCGTTCTGCATTGGCTTCAGTAATAATGGGAATGGCACAAGTTTTAGGAAAG GATGCAACTATAGAGCAGCTGCTGcctatttttctttctcttctaaAAGACGAGTTTCCTGATGTTTCAATATCTCATGTTTGA
- the LOC126615584 gene encoding casparian strip membrane protein 2-like — protein sequence MESKKSGEVVAISTGEKANYSAKGKAAEGAPPPAAAAVTGKVTKIRTKGGGWKKGLAIIDIVLRLGAGSAAVAAAYTAGNTEQILPFFTQFFQFHAQYNDLPTFTFFVVANAVAVGYIGFSLPFSIICVIRPHAIGPRLLLVILDTVMVALIIAADGASSAIVYLAHNGNVNANWLAICRQYNDFCQALSGALVSSFVAAVFFMFLVVNSTFALKRK from the exons ATGGAATCGAAAAAGAGTGGAGAAGTAGTAGCCATTAGTACCGGGGAAAAGGCGAATTACAGTGCCAAAGGAAAGGCTGCTGAAGGTGCTCCTCCTCCTGCTGCTGCTGCGGTCACCGGAAAAGTTACCAAAATCAGGACTAAGGGAGGAGGATGGAAAAAGGGTCTGGCGATCATAGACATTGTGCTGCGGCTCGGTGCCGGTTCAGCTGCTGTTGCTGCGGCTTACACTGCAGGGAATACTGAACAGATTCTTCCTTTCTTCACACAGTTCTTCCAGTTCCATGCTCAGTACAATGATCTTCCAACTTTCAC GTTTTTTGTTGTTGCAAATGCAGTAGCTGTGGGATACATAGGGTTCTCCTTGCCCTTCTCTATAATCTGCGTTATTCGACCTCATGCAATAGGGCCAAGGCTACTACTCGTTATCCTTGACACA GTGATGGTTGCTCTAATCATAGCTGCCGATGGCGCTTCATCTGCAATTGTGTACTTGGCGCATAACGGGAACGTGAACGCAAACTGGCTTGCTATTTGCAGGCAATACAACGACTTCTGCCAGGCACTCAGTGGGGCTCTTGTATCTTCATTTGTCGCAGCAGTCTTTTTTATGTTTCTGGTTGTGAATTCTACTTTCGCTCttaaaagaaaatga